From a single Piliocolobus tephrosceles isolate RC106 chromosome 21, ASM277652v3, whole genome shotgun sequence genomic region:
- the SELENOW gene encoding selenoprotein W: MWRPRAMALAVRVVYCGAUGYKSKYLQLKKKLEDEFPGRLDIRGEGTPQATGFFEVTVAGKLVHSKKKGDGYVDTESKFLKLVAAIKAALAQG, encoded by the exons ATGTGGCGGCCCCGAGCCATGGCTCTCGCCGTGCGAGTCGTTTATTG TGGCGCTTGAGGCTACAAGTCCAAG TATCTTCAGCTCAAGAAGAAGTTAGAAGATGAGTTCCCCGGCCGCCTGGACATC CGCGGCGAGGGGACTCCCCAGGCCACCGGGTTCTTTGAAGTAACGGTAGCCGGGAAGCTGGTTCACTCTAAGAAG AAAGGCGATGGCTATGTGGACACAGAAAGCAAGTTTCTGAAGCTGGTGGCCGCCATCAAAGCCGCTTTGGCTCAGGGCTAA